The Bacteroidota bacterium region TGCGTGCCGATTGTGGCGACCTTTACATCCAGCACTTGCTCGGGCTTGTACTCATCGTATTGCTCGAGTTCGGGATCGGGGGTCAGGTGCCGAATGCTGAGTTGCACGTGACGACGCCCGCGATCCAGACTGATTACTTTTGCCTGGACCAACTCACCACGTTTCAAAATCTCATACGGATGCTCGAAGTGCTGCCACGAGAGATCGCGCAGCCGAATAACGGCATCGATGCCAGGGCCAAGATCGACCAGGACATTATCCTTGCTAAACGACTTGACTTTCACCTCGATCACATCACCGACCTTGACATCCTTCATGCGCTCGCGTCCGGCGTTCCGCAGTTCTTCTTCGATCACGGCGCGATGGCTGACGGTCACGCGGCGCTCATCGCCGAGTGTACTGGCGCGAACGTTCGTGATCTGGACCGGCACTGTCTTACCAAAATAATTTGCAACGTTGCGGTTCGGATCGCGGTCGATGTTATCGTTGGGCATAAATGCCATCACCAGGGCATTTCCATTGCTGCCTTCGATCTCTACTTCGAGCCCGTTGCGTTGCCACTTGACGATACGCGCCGGAACGGACTCTTTCGTGCGCATTTTTTCGCGAAGCCATTCCAGCGGATCGGCCGCCGGCGTGGAGGCGGCAGCAGTGGGTTCCGCGGGATCGGACACC contains the following coding sequences:
- a CDS encoding S1 RNA-binding domain-containing protein, with product MTEPMEHLVATEPPIATPTDISEEAPANQDSSATRVSDPAEPTAAASTPAADPLEWLREKMRTKESVPARIVKWQRNGLEVEIEGSNGNALVMAFMPNDNIDRDPNRNVANYFGKTVPVQITNVRASTLGDERRVTVSHRAVIEEELRNAGRERMKDVKVGDVIEVKVKSFSKDNVLVDLGPGIDAVIRLRDLSWQHFEHPYEILKRGELVQAKVISLDRGRRHVQLSIRHLTPDPELEQYDEYKPEQVLDVKVATIGTHGAEIELPNGLIGFLPMSEIAWERINSVNDVLSVGDELKVRLLTVDPADRRITASRKLLIENPARIIESTFRPNTDHDGTIKEVTRGGLVVALAHGAEGFIPRRELSHDRIERLEDVFKAGKPLEGLRVIEFDRRGNRDGGPRITLSLIAAEREAQRTTLREYRAAPNESRYSLSDSLAALKAQLEAQGN